Part of the Aquimarina sp. TRL1 genome, TACTCAATTAGGAGGAGAAGATTTTATTAAAAATATCTCTCCCAGACAGTTTACATTAGTCGGAGGGTTTAATTATAACCCTTCGGGGACTATCACTTTGGGGTTAGCTGAAGCTGGTACTAAAATTACTCTTTTTAATGTAGATCAATTAGACCTTACAGATTTAACATTGACCAGAAGGTATTTCCAAACCATTCAACACGAATATGCTCATATTCTAAATCAAACAAAACCTTATGATCCTGCATATGGAGAAGTTAACCCAGAAAACTATACGGCACAATGGTTTAACAGATCTGTTGCAGAAGCGAGAGAATTGGGATATATCACCGATTACGCTTCTAGTAGTGACAGTGAGGATTTTGCAGAAATGGTGGCAACAATGCTTACAACCTCTAAAGCTGAATTTGATGCTATTGTAGAGG contains:
- a CDS encoding putative zinc-binding metallopeptidase; translated protein: MKKIIHLITLIVCLFIIGACTREDSVRESQINTNPPQLSELDIWLRENFVKPYNIEIQYAWNENEVNLNRYLYPPTEENVKPLLEVVLAVWVKPYTQLGGEDFIKNISPRQFTLVGGFNYNPSGTITLGLAEAGTKITLFNVDQLDLTDLTLTRRYFQTIQHEYAHILNQTKPYDPAYGEVNPENYTAQWFNRSVAEARELGYITDYASSSDSEDFAEMVATMLTTSKAEFDAIVEGISSEEAKAHIRQKEQMVASYFSTEFGIDLYELQEVVYQNTLEVIN